Proteins from a single region of Sebastes umbrosus isolate fSebUmb1 chromosome 8, fSebUmb1.pri, whole genome shotgun sequence:
- the LOC119492357 gene encoding potassium voltage-gated channel subfamily V member 2-like, giving the protein MGSTSKVANLWNRRQSLFPNYKVSDSDVNRRPSEIAYPLAKESCVKTWNSMHELSRDIYDIYAEYEDEEDDNALYGISKHILPSKKNYMININVGGKPYQIAYKMAAKYPKTRIGRLATCTDHNMKLDLCDDYIVTNNEYFFDRDPDVFHSIFNFYRTGVLWIKDELCPRNFLEEINYWGVRIKNTHRCCRISFEERQDELNEQLKIQRELEAEVEIEENEELFQDMFFGQQRRAIWNLMEMPFSSIQAKLMAVASSLFVLVSLVAMTLNTVEEMQYRTHKGQLSGKTYWEYVESMCIAFFTMEYLLRLVSTPDLKSFSRSVLNTVDLIAILPQYVQATLEFFDNHENYMKHEADMQAVGQVGKLGQVLRISRLMRIFRILKLARHSTGLRAFGFTLRQCYQQVGCLFLFIAMGIFSFSAMVYTVEHDMPQTNFTSIPAAWWWAAVSISTVGYGDIYPETMLGRCFAFVCISFGIILNGLPISILFNKFSDYYAKLKSNQYTSCVKNRGKMRISQRTVNSFNHCFGSPAP; this is encoded by the exons ATGGGGAGCACCAGCAAGGTGGCCAACTTGTGGAACAGGAGACAGAGTCTCTTCCCAAACTACAAAGTCTCAGATTCAGACGTCAATCGGAGACCCTCGGAGATCGCTTATCCATTAGCCAAGGAAAGCTGTGTGAAGACATGGAACTCCATGCACGAGCTGAGCAGGGACATCTACGACATTTATGCCGAGtatgaagatgaagaagatgacAATGCTCTGTACGGCATCTCCAAGCACATTTTGCCCTCCAAGAAGAACTACATGATCAACATCAATGTAGGGGGGAAGCCCTACCAGATAGCCTACAAGATGGCTGCCAAGTATCCCAAGACCAGAATAGGACGACTTGCCACCTGCACGGACCACAACATGAAGCTGGACCTGTGCGATGACTACATTGTGACCAACAATGAGTACTTCTTTGACAGGGACCCAGACGTCTTCCACAGCATCTTCAACTTCTACAGGACTGGCGTGCTGTGGATCAAGGACGAGTTGTGTCCCCGCAACTTCCTGGAGGAGATCAACTACTGGGGTGTGAGGATCAAGAACACCCACCGCTGTTGCCGCATCTCCTTCGAAGAGAGGCAGGACGAGCTGAACGAGCAGCTGAAGATCCAGAGGGAGCTGGAGGCAGAGGTGGAGATCGAGGAGAACGAGGAGCTCTTTCAAGACATGTTCTTTGGCCAGCAGCGCAGAGCCATCTGGAATTTGATGGAGATGCCGTTTTCGTCTATCCAGGCCAAGCTGATGGCAGTGGCCTCCAGCCTGTTTGTCCTGGTCTCCCTGGTGGCCATGACTCTCAACACAGTGGAGGAGATGCAATACAGAACTCACAAAGGTCAGCTCAGTGGTAAGACATACTGGGAATACGTGGAGTCCATGTGCATCGCCTTCTTCACCATGGAGTACCTGCTCCGTCTGGTGTCCACCCCTGACCTCAAGTCCTTCAGCAGGAGCGTGCTCAACACCGTGGACCTGATCGCCATCCTGCCTCAGTATGTGCAGGCCACCCTGGAGTTCTTTGACAACCATGAAAACTACATGAAGCACGAGGCCGACATGCAGGCGGTGGGTCAGGTCGGAAAGCTGGGCCAAGTGTTGCGGATCAGTAGACTGATGCGAATCTTTCGCATCTTGAAACTGGCGCGCCACTCCACGGGCCTGCGGGCGTTTGGCTTCACTCTGCGTCAGTGCTACCAGCAAGTGGGCTGCCTCTTCCTTTTCATCGCCATGGGCATCTTCAGCTTCTCCGCCATGGTTTACACCGTGGAGCATGACATGCCGCAAACAAACTTCACCAGCATTCCTGCGGCATGGTGGTGGGCAGCA GTCAGCATCTCCACCGTGGGCTACGGAGACATCTACCCAGAGACCATGCTGGGCCGCTGCTTCGCTTTCGTCTGCATCTCTTTTGGAATCATCCTCAACGGCCTGCCCATCTCCATCCTCTTCAACAAGTTCTCAGACTATTACGCCAAACTCAAGTCCAATCAGTACACATCCTGCGTGAAGAATCGAGGGAAGATGAGAATTTCGCAGAGAACAGTGAACAGTTTCAACCATTGCTTTGGAAGTCCCGCACCCTGA